The stretch of DNA TAGTAGCTTTTACTACGTTGTGAGGATTTGATGATCCTTTTGATTTTGCTAATACGTCAGTAATACCAGCAGACTCAAGAACTGCACGCATCGCACCACCTGCAAGTACACCAGTACCGTGTGCAGCTGGTTTAATCAATACATAACCACCTGAGAATTTACCATGCTGAGCATGTGGAACAGTTCCTTTTAATACAGGAACTTTTACTAACGATTTTTTAGCATCGTCAACACCTTTAGAAATAGCCTCGGTAACTTCTTTTGCTTTACCTAAACCATATCCAACAACGCCATGCTCATCACCTACCACTACGATAGCTGAAAAACTGAAGGTACGACCACCTTTAGTTACTTTGGCAACACGTTGAATAGAAACCAAGCGATCTTTCAACTCGATTTCACTAGATTTAACTCTTTTAATATTTGCAGTTGACATCCTTGTTCAATTAAAAGTTTAATCCGCCTTCTCTCGCGCCTTCAGCCAATGATTTAACACGACCGTGGTACAGGTAACCATTACGATCAAATACTACAGAAGTAATACCTGCCGCTACAGCTTTTTCAGCGATTAATTTACCTACTAATTTTGATTGCTCTGATTTGGTTACAGTTGTAGCCACTTTATCAATTAATGATGAAGCTGAAACTAATGTTTTACCTGCAACATCATCAATGATTTGAGCATAGATACCTTTATTGCTACGGAATACAGTTAAACGTGGACGCTCAGTACTGCCGGCAATATTTTTTCTGATACCTTTTTTTATTCTGTCTCTACGAGATAATTTACTTGCCATGGTTCAATTATTTCTTACCAGCTGATTTACCAGCTTTTCTACGTAAAACTTCACCTTCAAACTTAATACCTTTACCTTTGTATGGTTCAGGAGCACGTAAAGAACGAATCTTTGCTGCAACCTGTCCTACCAACTGTTTATCAATACTTTCAAGTATTACAGTTGGATTCTTACCTTTTTCTGAAGTAGTAGTTACTTTAACTTCAGCTGGTAATTGGAATACATAATGGTGAGAGTATCCTAACACTAAATCAAGGGTGTTACCTGTGTTTGAAGCACGGTAACCAACACCTACTAATTCTTGTGTAATTTTATATCCTTCGGTCACACCTTTAACCATATTGTTTAACAAAGCGCGGTATAAACCGTGTAATGCTTTGTGACGTTTTTGGTCTGTAGGGCGTTGAACGACTAATTTTCCATCTTCAACAGTAACAGTGATATCGGTATCAACGGCTTGAGTTAACTCGCCTTTAGGACCTTTTACAGTTACTACGTTATCAGGAGAAACAGTTACCTGAACGTTCGAAGCTAGTGCGATTGGTAATTTACCTATACGTGACATTTCTTCTACTTCCTCCTAATTAATAAACGAAACATAATACTTCACCGCCAATGTTGTGCTTACGCGCTTCTTTGTCGGTCATAACACCTTTTGAAGTAGAAAGAATTGCAACACCTAAACCATTCAATACTCTTGGCATACTGTCTGTACCCACGTATTGGCGATGGCCTGGTTTACTAATTCTTTCAATCTTTGTAATTGCAGAAAGATTATTAATCGGGTTGTACTTCAACGCGATTTTAATAACTCCCTGAGGTCCAGTCTCTTCAAACTTAAAGTTTGCGATGTATCCTTTATCAAAAAGTACTTTTGTAATTTCCTTTTTGATATTAGATGCAGGAATTTCGACAACCCGGTGGTTGGCCTTAATGGCATTCCTTACTCTGGTTAAATAGTCTGCTATTGGATCACCTAACATTTTATAACAATTAATTCATAAAAAACGAGGCGCAAAGATACAAAGTATCCTTGTGCCTTGAAAATATTTTTGTATATTTTTTTGATTACCAGCTTGATTTTGTTACACCTGGGATTTTACCATGTGACGCCATCTCGCGGAATAATACCCTTGAAATACCGAATTGACGCATATAACCGCGTGGACGGCCGGTAATTTTACAACGATTGTGTAAGCGAACCGGAGATGAATTCTTAGGTAATTTATCTAAGGCAGCATAATCACCGGCAGCTTTCAATGCTGCACGTTTCTCGGCGTATTTATCAACGAGTTTCTGACGTTTAACCTCGCGTGCTTTTACTGATTCTTTAGCCATTATACTTATTTTTTAAATGGTAAACCGAATTCTTTTAACAGTTCAAACGCTTCAGCATCTGTTTCAGCCGAAGTTACAAAGGTAATATCCATACCCATGATCTTATTGATTTTGTCAATGTTGATCTCTGGGAAAATGATTTGTTCAGTAACACCTAAAGTGTAGTTACCGCGTCCATCAAAACCTTTATCGTTAACACCTTTGAAATCACGGATACGAGGTAATGCAACAGCGATCAAACGATCAAGGAATTCGAACATATTATTGTCGCGAAGCGTAACACGAACACCGATAGGAACGTTTTTACGTAACTTAAAGTTCGAAATATCTTTTTTCGACTTTGCAGCTACTGCTTTTTGACCAGAAATGATAGTCATTTCTTCAACAGCATTATCAATAAGTTTCTTATCTGAAACTGCTGAACCAACACCTTGGCTCAAACAAATTTTAAGAAGCTTAGGAACTTGCATGCTGCTTTTGTAAGCAAATTTCTCTTTCAAAGCAGGTACTACATCGGTAGTATACTTTGCTTTTAATCTTGGTTCGTATGACATTACTTGATAACCTCCCCTGAAATTTTTGCGTAACGTACTAATTTACCATCAACCAATTTACGACCAACGCGAGTTAATTTACCTGATTTAGGATCAACTAATTTCAAGTTAGAGATATTGATTGGTGCTTCCATCTTAACGATACCACCGTTAGGATTTTTAGCATTAGGTTTAGTATGCTTAGAAACCATATTTGCACCTTCTACAGTAGCACGGTTTCTTGCGATATCTACAGCTAGTACTTTACCTTGAGTACCTTTCGCATCACCTGCGATAACTTTAACTAAATCTCCGGTGCGGATTTTCAGCTTAGGCTGTGATTTAACAGTTTTTTTCATATTATAACACCTCCGGAGCTAATGATACAATTTTCATGAATTGTTTCTCTCTCAACTCTCTGGCAACAGGACCAAAGATACGAGTTCCACGTGGCTCGTCCTGGTTGTTTAACAACACAGCAGCGTTATCATCAAAACGGATATATGAACCGTCTTTACGACGTACTTCTTTTTTGGTACGAACTACTACAGCTTTAGATACAGTTCCTTTTTTAACGTTTCCTGAAGGAATAGCGTGTTTTACAGAAACAACGATCTTGTCACCAACAGAAGCGTAACGCTTGCCGGTACCGCCCAGAACTCTAATACATAATACTTCTTTGGCACCACTGTTATCAGCAACAGTAAGCCTGCTTTCTTGTTGTATCATTATTTAGCCCTCTCAATAATTTCGATTAATCTCCAGTTTTTATTCTTACTCAGCGGACGAGTTTCCATAATAGATACAGTATCACCGATACCGCACTCGTTTTTCTCGTCATGAGCCATAAATTTGGTAGTTTTCTTGATAAACTTACCATAAATCGGGTGTTTTACTTTACGTTCAACAGTAACCACAACAGACTTGTCCATTTTGTTACTGACTACTTTCCCGATCCTAACTTTTCTTAAGTTTCTTTCCATTTTGCTAAAAATGTATTTATTACTGGTTAGAAGCAGCGTTATTGCGCTGAGTCAACTCAGTGTTTAAACGAGCAATGTCCTTACGAAGAGCCTTGATTTTAAGAGGATTTTCAAGAGCTGAAACTGCCTGGCTGAATTTAGCTTTCGTTAAATTCGATTTTTCCTCGGCAATACGCGCTTTGATTTCTTCTGTTGTTAACTCTTTAATTTCTGCGTATTTCATTGTTTTAAATTTTTACCGGTTCAACAATAGATTAAGCTTCAACGTAATCTCTACGAACTACGAACTTAGTTTTTACCGGAAGTTTCTGAGCTGCTAAACGCAATGCTTCTTTCGCAGTTTCCAGTGATACACCTTCTGCCTCGAACATGATACGACCAGGTTTAACTGGAGCTACCCAATATTCAGGAGCACCTTTACCTTTACCCATACGTACTTCGGCAGGTTTTTTAGTGATTGGCTTATCAGGGAAAATACGGATCCAAACTTGACCTTCACGTTTCATTGAACGTGTTACCGCGATACGAGCAGCCTCAATTTGGCGTGCAGTAATCCAGCATTCTTCAAGAGATTTGATTCCGAATGAGCCGAATTCTAGTTCGAAACCACGCTTGGCATTGCCTTTCATTTTGCCTTTGTGCGCTTTTCTAAACTTAGTTCTCTTTGGCTGTAACATATTATTATTCTTTAATAATGTTCTCTAAAAATAAATTATCGTTTTCCGCCACGGTTTTGACCGCCTTTGCCACGGTTATCGCCACCACGGTTTCCGCCACGGTTATCACCGCCACGACCACCACGGTTATCACGACCACGACCACCTTTGTTATCGCGTCCGCCTCTTTCGTTGAATGAAGAAGCACCTTCGCCACGGCCTTTACCAGCAGCTTGTTGTGCGCCTACATTTGGAGAAAGATCACGTTTACCGTAAACTTCACCTTTACAGATCCAAACTTTAACACCTATTTTACCATAAGTAGTTTGAGCTTCTGCTAAAGCATAGTCAATATCAGCACGGAATGTATGCAAAGGCACACGTCCGTCACGATATTGCTCAGTACGTGCCATTTCAGCACCACCTACACGACCAGATACCATTACTTTGATACCTTCAGCGCCCATACGCATAGTAGCAGCGATTGAAGTTTTCATAGCACGACGGAAAGAGATACGAGCCTCTAATTGTTTAGCTACGCTTTCAGCTACTAAAGTAGCATCCAACTCAGGACGTTTGATCTCAAAAATGTTGATTTGAACATCTTTCTTAGTGATTTTCTTCAACTCTTCTTTGATCTTATCAACTTCCTGACCGCCTTTACCAATCACGATTCCCGGACGGGCAGTGTGAATAGTAATAGTGATACGTTTTAAAGTACGTTCAATAACAACTTTAGCAACACCACCTTTAGCGATACGAGCTTTTAAGTATTTGCGGATTTTATCGTCTTCAACCAGTTTATCAGCGTAGTTATTGCCACCAAACCAATTAG from Solitalea canadensis DSM 3403 encodes:
- the rpsQ gene encoding 30S ribosomal protein S17, with protein sequence MERNLRKVRIGKVVSNKMDKSVVVTVERKVKHPIYGKFIKKTTKFMAHDEKNECGIGDTVSIMETRPLSKNKNWRLIEIIERAK
- the rpsC gene encoding 30S ribosomal protein S3 — protein: MGQKINPISARLGIIRGWDSNWFGGNNYADKLVEDDKIRKYLKARIAKGGVAKVVIERTLKRITITIHTARPGIVIGKGGQEVDKIKEELKKITKKDVQINIFEIKRPELDATLVAESVAKQLEARISFRRAMKTSIAATMRMGAEGIKVMVSGRVGGAEMARTEQYRDGRVPLHTFRADIDYALAEAQTTYGKIGVKVWICKGEVYGKRDLSPNVGAQQAAGKGRGEGASSFNERGGRDNKGGRGRDNRGGRGGDNRGGNRGGDNRGKGGQNRGGKR
- the rplR gene encoding 50S ribosomal protein L18; translation: MASKLSRRDRIKKGIRKNIAGSTERPRLTVFRSNKGIYAQIIDDVAGKTLVSASSLIDKVATTVTKSEQSKLVGKLIAEKAVAAGITSVVFDRNGYLYHGRVKSLAEGAREGGLNF
- the rplX gene encoding 50S ribosomal protein L24, whose protein sequence is MKKTVKSQPKLKIRTGDLVKVIAGDAKGTQGKVLAVDIARNRATVEGANMVSKHTKPNAKNPNGGIVKMEAPINISNLKLVDPKSGKLTRVGRKLVDGKLVRYAKISGEVIK
- the rplF gene encoding 50S ribosomal protein L6; its protein translation is MSRIGKLPIALASNVQVTVSPDNVVTVKGPKGELTQAVDTDITVTVEDGKLVVQRPTDQKRHKALHGLYRALLNNMVKGVTEGYKITQELVGVGYRASNTGNTLDLVLGYSHHYVFQLPAEVKVTTTSEKGKNPTVILESIDKQLVGQVAAKIRSLRAPEPYKGKGIKFEGEVLRRKAGKSAGKK
- the rplE gene encoding 50S ribosomal protein L5, whose translation is MSYEPRLKAKYTTDVVPALKEKFAYKSSMQVPKLLKICLSQGVGSAVSDKKLIDNAVEEMTIISGQKAVAAKSKKDISNFKLRKNVPIGVRVTLRDNNMFEFLDRLIAVALPRIRDFKGVNDKGFDGRGNYTLGVTEQIIFPEINIDKINKIMGMDITFVTSAETDAEAFELLKEFGLPFKK
- the rplP gene encoding 50S ribosomal protein L16; protein product: MLQPKRTKFRKAHKGKMKGNAKRGFELEFGSFGIKSLEECWITARQIEAARIAVTRSMKREGQVWIRIFPDKPITKKPAEVRMGKGKGAPEYWVAPVKPGRIMFEAEGVSLETAKEALRLAAQKLPVKTKFVVRRDYVEA
- the rpsN gene encoding 30S ribosomal protein S14, which encodes MAKESVKAREVKRQKLVDKYAEKRAALKAAGDYAALDKLPKNSSPVRLHNRCKITGRPRGYMRQFGISRVLFREMASHGKIPGVTKSSW
- the rpsH gene encoding 30S ribosomal protein S8; the protein is MLGDPIADYLTRVRNAIKANHRVVEIPASNIKKEITKVLFDKGYIANFKFEETGPQGVIKIALKYNPINNLSAITKIERISKPGHRQYVGTDSMPRVLNGLGVAILSTSKGVMTDKEARKHNIGGEVLCFVY
- the rpsE gene encoding 30S ribosomal protein S5 codes for the protein MSTANIKRVKSSEIELKDRLVSIQRVAKVTKGGRTFSFSAIVVVGDEHGVVGYGLGKAKEVTEAISKGVDDAKKSLVKVPVLKGTVPHAQHGKFSGGYVLIKPAAHGTGVLAGGAMRAVLESAGITDVLAKSKGSSNPHNVVKATIDALTKMRDAVTVAQQRGVSLDKVFNG
- the rpmC gene encoding 50S ribosomal protein L29, producing the protein MKYAEIKELTTEEIKARIAEEKSNLTKAKFSQAVSALENPLKIKALRKDIARLNTELTQRNNAASNQ
- the rplN gene encoding 50S ribosomal protein L14, whose translation is MIQQESRLTVADNSGAKEVLCIRVLGGTGKRYASVGDKIVVSVKHAIPSGNVKKGTVSKAVVVRTKKEVRRKDGSYIRFDDNAAVLLNNQDEPRGTRIFGPVARELREKQFMKIVSLAPEVL